The genomic DNA CGTACGGTGAGCGTCATGATGGCTGAGCCTGATGAACAGGCGCCCTTCACCTACCCTCCTACTGCCAACTCAGCGGTTGAATTTTATGGGTATGCTCCTCAGCAACCTCCGATCCCTCCGATGTACGGTGAGGATCAGGTCCCCATGAGTGTGCAAATGCCGGAGTCTGTGACCGCAGGGCCAACCGGAGCCAGCTTGGACCAGGCGAATAAAGAAGCAAGCGCCAGCTGGGGCGAGTCAAGAGGTCTCAAAAGGGCCAGAGATGACGACCAGGTTGGCGTTTCAAATGACAACGAAGGTTGAAGCCATTTCAACAAGAGAGTCTGGTGACAGCGCCCCAGGGCGAACTGTAGAAATGGCAGTTTAGCAATCTGTCCGCGAGACACTTGACCACTTTTACCCACCGTTCAGTAGCTTTAGTAattcccttttccccttcgTGTACATATAGATTTGCCGACCGAGTTTGAGCGTGGTTATCTGTTTGTGTATGGATCCTACCCGGCCGAGTAAACTAGCATGTAGTATAGTTATCCCCCGAGTCGCCTGGGAAACTGGCCGCAACGGCGCCGACTTGTATGAGTATCATTAATGGATAGGTAATTTCGAGTGAGCATCGGTAATTATGTGAGATACTAGAGGGTGTATGCATTTATCGGACAGAATGAAGTGATAGTGTTGGTTCAAGTTGTAAAATGGAGGGGATACTAAGAATGTGTAGGTGAAGAATAACGAAAAGCAAGCGATGATTCCGATGGAAAACCCGTAAGGAGCGGGACCAAAATGATAAATAATTACATGAATTTGTCGCTCTCCCTGGAAACAGCAACAAAACCATTTCCGCTAATTCGCTTTGTGTTTAGGTCATTTAATCGCTATTTATTACCAAGCATACTTGGAACCATCTAGCGAACAACTCACTAACTGTCATGGAGTTTTCCAACTTTGAAGGAGCATCACAGGTACGTCTCGTCCTTCCtacccttccttcttgcctccCTTTCATCGACGCACAGTAATCACTGACGACAGTTGACAGTATGGTCCGGACATCGATGACAACACTTCATTATACTCGTCAATTCCGCCTTCAGTAGTTACAGCGCCCACTATCAGTGGCGATATTGCCAGTCAGCTAGGCGACCTTAATCTCGGCGAAACTACGTCAGGGCATGCAGCAGCCGGTCAAGTCTATATAGACGATTTTGACGAGGAAATAGAGCGGAATTCATTTGGAGAAGGGGTCGAGCATGCTTGCAGGTAAGTATAGTCACTGATAAAAAGCTAGTTCATAGCGTTGATGTGGGACTTTAGCTACTGTGGTATTCATAATCCCCAATGTGTTGTCAAGGTAAGTGTCTTCCTTTCATGGAAATTCAGTATCAGTAATTCACTCGAGCTGTATAGTGTCTTCACTGTAATAAATGGTTCTGTAATTCTCGTGGAAATACATCTGCTTCGCATATCGTAAATCACCTAGTCAAGGCGAAGCACAAAGAAGTGATCCTACACAAGGAAAGCGCTCTTGGAGATACCATCCCAGAATGTAAGATGACACTTGTACTTTTGACATAAAGCTAAATAAGTTCATACTAGGCTACAACTGTGGCAGTAAAAATGTGTTTATGCTAGGGTTCATTCCCGCGAAAAGCGACACTGTTGTCGTTTTACTCTGCCGGTAAGCTTTATTTGATCTTTCTCCCCATTTGCCGCTCACACTCTTACAGGCAACCTTGTGCAGCCTTGACGAGTTCCCGGGATATCAATTGGGATACCTCACAGTGGTCAGCTATCATCGATGATCGTCAGTTTCTCTCTTGGCTCGTCAAGGTACCGTCAGAGGCCGAGCAACTTCGAGCGAGACAAATTTCTTTGGCCCAAATATCAAAACTTGAAGAACTTTGGAGAGAAAATCCCAATGcaaagcttgaagatgcGGAGGCACAGTctggcgaggaggagatgcaGCCGATCTTGCTCAAGTGAGTATGTCTGTCCCCAAAGTTATTTTTTGCTAAAGGATGCGTCAGATATGAGGATGCGTACCAATATCAGAACATTCTCGGTCCTCTGGTTAAAGTCGAAGCTGATTATGACAAGCGTATGAAAGAATCCCAAACCGAGAATGATATCACGATACGATGGGATATGGGTCTTAATCAAAAGCGTCTTGCATGGTTTTGCATGCCGAAACTCGAAAGCGGAGAAGTTAGATTGGCAGTAGGCGATGAGTTGAAGCTCAAATTTGCCGGGACGACCAGCAGCGTCGGAATTAAAGGTCTCCAGGCGTTCAACAAAGCGGGTTGGGGAAGTTCCGGAGATGCAGTATGGGAGGGAGTTGGGAGTGTCGTCAAGATACCGAACAGTAAGTGTGCAATCGTATGGCTTGGCTCAAAACCTAATATGATCATTTTAGATGCATCGGACGAAATTTGCTTGGAGCTTCGGAGAAATGACGGAGTGCCTTTCGATTGCACTCACGGCTTTTCTGTCGACTTTATTTGGAAATCGACCAGTTTCGACAGGATGCAGGCGGCCATGAAAACGTTTGCGATCGACGAGAAGAGTGTGAGCGGCTATATCGTGAGaattttcttcttgtccatcAGAAAAGAAGGTATCTGATAAGGTTTTTTCAGTACCATAAATTGCTCGGACACGAAGTCGAACCCCAAGTGCTTCGCACTCAGATGCCCAAACGTTTTGCTGCCCCTAATCTTCCAGAACTTAACCACTCGCAAATGTCTGCCGTCAAGGCCGTATTGCAAAAACCGCTGAGTCTCATCCAAGGCCCTCCAGGAACTGGGAAAACGGTGACTTCTGCTTCTATCGTATATCACCTCGCCAAGATGAATCCTGGTCAGGTTCTGGTATGCGCGCCTTCCAACGTAGCTGTTGACCATCTTTGCGAAAAGATTCACCAGACGGGTCTCAAGGTCGTGCGATTAGCAGCCAAATCACGAGAAGCGCTTGATTCATCGGTTgacttcctctcccttcacAGTCAAGTAGCCAACGCAGACACGCACCACGAGTTGCAGAAACTCATTCAACTGAGAAATGACCAAGGAGAATTAAGTCAGAGCGACGAAAGAAAGTACAAGGCGTTGGTCAAAGCGTGTGAGAAGGACATTTTGAACGCGGCGGATGTTATCTGTACTACGTGTGTCGGTGCGGGTGAT from Cryptococcus neoformans var. neoformans JEC21 chromosome 3 sequence includes the following:
- a CDS encoding ATP dependent helicase, putative; amino-acid sequence: MEFSNFEGASQYGPDIDDNTSLYSSIPPSVVTAPTISGDIASQLGDLNLGETTSGHAAAGQVYIDDFDEEIERNSFGEGVEHACSYCGIHNPQCVVKCLHCNKWFCNSRGNTSASHIVNHLVKAKHKEVILHKESALGDTIPECYNCGSKNVFMLGFIPAKSDTVVVLLCRQPCAALTSSRDINWDTSQWSAIIDDRQFLSWLVKVPSEAEQLRARQISLAQISKLEELWRENPNAKLEDAEAQSGEEEMQPILLKYEDAYQYQNILGPLVKVEADYDKRMKESQTENDITIRWDMGLNQKRLAWFCMPKLESGEVRLAVGDELKLKFAGTTSSVGIKGLQAFNKAGWGSSGDAVWEGVGSVVKIPNNASDEICLELRRNDGVPFDCTHGFSVDFIWKSTSFDRMQAAMKTFAIDEKSVSGYIYHKLLGHEVEPQVLRTQMPKRFAAPNLPELNHSQMSAVKAVLQKPLSLIQGPPGTGKTVTSASIVYHLAKMNPGQVLVCAPSNVAVDHLCEKIHQTGLKVVRLAAKSREALDSSVDFLSLHSQVANADTHHELQKLIQLRNDQGELSQSDERKYKALVKACEKDILNAADVICTTCVGAGDPRLAKFKFRTVLIDEATQSAEPECMIPLVMGCKQAVLVGDHQQLGPVIMNKKAARAGLSQSLFERLVILGNHPIRLQVQYRMHPCLSEFSSNLFYEGTLQNGVTAPERLRKHVDFPWPVADTPMFFHQNLGTEEISSSGTSFLNRTEASNVEKMVTKFFKSGVLPNQIGVITPYEGQRSYIASYMQLHGSLKKDLYKEVEVASVDAFQGREKDYIILSCVRSNEHQGIGFLNDPRRLNVALTRAKYGVVILGNPKVLSKHPLWLYLLSHYKEKGCFVEGPLSNLQPSMVQFSRPKKSLAAAMDPFKRRETSAVEFLSKNMGHGQAQSAAANRFDPAYYRTHNPLSFIPSDAQSVVSQAMTSSAFPLFGGVGGGVGGGGGGGKNKTYTGYASSVVSQQPIDGGNASAFAPPRAGQSQFDRFASIVGSAGSAGSAGAGGAGVGAGGGGGGGGGNVMMGKGRRLSIGSEAASASMYAYGYKAGEDDTQSIAPSQAGMTEF